The Pongo abelii isolate AG06213 chromosome 7, NHGRI_mPonAbe1-v2.0_pri, whole genome shotgun sequence genome contains the following window.
taatgTTACTTGAATTCCTGCAAATGAAGAACGGtacatcataattttaaaaagccctttgtaatttcaattttttaaaataatttcaacctttattttagattcagggagtgcacgtgcagatttgttacatgggtgtattgtgtgatattgaggtttggggtatgaataaCTCTGTCACGCAGGTAGGGTGTACCCAAAGGGTAGCTTTTCAGACTttactccctctccctcccctcctggtAAGAATCAATCTCTCTTGttcccatttttatgtccatgtgcaCTCATTGCTCGGCTCCCACTTATAAccgagaatatgtggtatttggcttcCTGTTCCTGAgctaatttgcttagaataaagtcctccagctgcatccatgttgctgaaaaggacacaattttgttctttttatggctgcatagtattccatgacatatatgtactacattttctttattcaatccactgTTGGTGAACACCTAGTTTGATTCCATACCTTTGCTACTGTGAGTaccactgtgatgaacatacaaattTAGGTCTTTTTACAAGactgatttattttcctatgGATATtcacccagtaatgagattactgggtcaaatggtagttctgtattaaatttcttgaaaagtggtttgaaaataaaatgctcaaTAGAATCAGGTATAGTAAAATAGTACAAGTGATTCAAAGACCTGTGAACCGAGAGTAACAACAAATTTCCACACAAATATATTGCAAGTTAGAAAATAGCTATATTTTAATCAATTATTCCACAATCATTTACTGAACAGCTATTGTAAGCCAAGACTTTAATCAGATTCTGGAATATACATACAGAGGAGAATAAGATACaattcctgccctcaagaaaTTCATTATCAAGAATTGAGGTCAGATGGGAAAACACCACCCGTAGTAGAATGCAGGAAATACTACCACAGAGGGATGTTCAAGAGTGATTTATGACATATCACAAGACAGGTCAGTGGTTCATCCTCTACACTATACTAATCCCTTATGACTCTTCCAGCTGCAAACGGCCAATTTTAGCCCAAGGACAGTGGGCTTGGGTATCACTATACATAGTAGCTGACTACTTACAGATAAAAGGAAGAGATGGAAAGCTTAGGGATCAAAAAACTCAGATTTCAGCTTGTTTCTACCAAGTGGTCAACATTTAGAATTATCATTGTCTTCAAAAAAGCATGACCTTTATTTCCCAATTTGcattatagatataaatatgatGTTGCACATATTTGGTCTTCACATCAATCCACTAATTACTTTGTGACCATTGAAAAGTTAAATTGAATTTAATGCATTTGGATTTCAGTTAAATTAAATaggcatttattgaatgtttattaaATTTGCTGTACTGATTGAAAGCTATTCTAGAATTGGCTTTTGTGttccagaatagaaaaaaaagtgctGGTTTTTATACCTCTCTTATTGCCAAGAAGTTGTCATGGAAAAGGTGCTCTGTGTTACATACAAAGACTGCTCAGAATTAAAACACTTCTCAAACTAAACACTTCAATGTGTGTGGCCTATCCCCAGAGCAGTGATATCTTAGGAcataaatgaaatactattcaatgTTTCAACAAGTATAGTTTTTGAGCCTTTAAGAAGACCATGAATGTTTCACTCTTAAAATATGCAAAGGTTTCTAGAGAAAAATTGCAACCTCAAAGACCAGTGTCAGAGATATAAGTAGTGAGTGAAGTCTCGGGGTGTAACAAGTACTGGCACAGATATATTTGTGTATTAAACACATAGGAATATTGTTCCCTTCCATAGGAAAAATATCctaacaattaaaatatattatcttttagGTCTATATTTCAGTTCTACTTTTGAAAAATACATCTATTATAACCTATCatatagagtgtgtgtgtgtgtttgtgtgtgtagaaataaaaagagatgagccaaaagagattttcttctctttcactccAGGAAAATCTATAGTACAAGAcgttatatttttttaaaaggctgaaatcTCCCATCAGTGTTGGAAGataataaggaagaaataaactgaAACGTGCAGGCTCTAGAACTTGTAAAGGGGAGTGGGCTACTCACCTCCAGCCTTTTGTCATGTAGGTGCACCCAATATTCTCAGATTTTTCAAGAACACCAAAAAATCCAAATTTTTGTGTGACAGCAGATTTTTAAGTGTTGAAGAAATCAaataacacacacagacacacacacacacacacaaacacacacacacaaatccacacaaaattattttcaggcaCTGCCCCCTATGTCCATGTAATTCAATACAAAGTAAAGAAAGACTGATGAATGGTTACAGTAACCCTCTTCTGCATGTAGCCGGGGGCAAATTCAAGGAGATCTGTGAACGTCCAAATGGCTCCTGTCGGGACTTTTGCCTCGAAACAGAAATCCATGTTGGGAGATGTTTAAATAGCCGACCCTGCTGCCTGCCTCTGGGGCATCAACCAAGAATTCAGAGCACTACACTCAAAAAGGACTGAAGCTTGTTGTTTTCTGGAGGttttatgttctctttttctttctccctctccctgtctccctgtctccctttccctctctccattTTTCTCACAGGGATTTTTATTGAAtcctcaaaaaacaataaagcaaaaccaaccaacacaaaacctcttttaaaagtttatattactggctgggtgcggtgactcat
Protein-coding sequences here:
- the LOC112131749 gene encoding putative beta-defensin 108A, with product MKPNFLLSSTVRIAVFLFTIFFFMSQVLPAGGKFKEICERPNGSCRDFCLETEIHVGRCLNSRPCCLPLGHQPRIQSTTLKKD